A window of Deltaproteobacteria bacterium contains these coding sequences:
- the trpD gene encoding anthranilate phosphoribosyltransferase: MFQACINKLSKKQDLTVAEMESALDAILAGGVSETDIVLFLVLLRDKGESAAEIKGAVTVLRQRAQKLHLKSKEIIDTCGTGGDRKNTFNISTASAFIVAGAGVPVAKHGNRAVSSSSGSADVLKKLGVNIEAPPAVVVRCVDEIGIGFLFAPVYHPVLKAVAAARQKVGTKTIFNIVGPLMNPAGARKQMIGVYDPLLLPVIASVLKDLGSESLAVVHGDDGLDEVTLTTKTQICFLKEGKIFNKAFDPRSVGYPFCRPEALRGGTAEENAHRLRKMLSGHSQAVDHCVHLNAALALMVAGKAADFREGLLLAQESISSGRAYEKLEALVEMSNVKVQMSK; this comes from the coding sequence ATGTTTCAGGCTTGCATCAACAAACTGTCCAAAAAGCAGGATCTCACCGTCGCCGAAATGGAATCGGCGCTGGACGCCATTCTTGCCGGGGGGGTTTCCGAGACCGACATCGTCCTTTTTCTGGTTCTTCTGCGCGACAAGGGGGAGTCCGCCGCGGAAATCAAGGGGGCGGTGACCGTTCTTCGGCAGAGGGCGCAAAAACTTCATCTTAAATCAAAAGAGATCATCGATACCTGCGGGACGGGGGGGGACCGGAAAAACACCTTCAATATCTCCACCGCCTCCGCCTTTATCGTTGCCGGGGCGGGGGTTCCGGTGGCGAAGCACGGCAACAGGGCGGTGAGTTCCTCCTCCGGAAGCGCCGACGTCCTTAAAAAACTGGGGGTGAATATCGAGGCCCCCCCGGCTGTTGTCGTCCGCTGTGTGGATGAGATCGGCATCGGCTTTCTCTTCGCGCCGGTTTATCACCCCGTGCTCAAGGCGGTCGCCGCCGCCCGCCAAAAAGTGGGGACGAAGACGATCTTTAACATCGTGGGTCCCCTGATGAATCCGGCCGGCGCCCGAAAACAGATGATCGGCGTCTACGATCCTCTGCTTCTCCCCGTGATCGCCTCGGTGCTGAAAGACCTCGGCTCCGAATCGCTGGCGGTTGTGCATGGGGATGACGGCCTCGATGAGGTGACGTTGACGACGAAGACTCAAATCTGTTTTCTCAAGGAAGGAAAAATCTTCAACAAGGCCTTCGACCCCCGGTCGGTGGGCTACCCATTCTGCAGGCCCGAGGCTCTGCGCGGCGGAACCGCCGAGGAAAACGCCCATCGCCTGCGGAAGATGTTGAGCGGTCATTCGCAGGCGGTGGACCACTGCGTTCATCTGAACGCGGCGCTGGCGCTGATGGTGGCCGGGAAGGCGGCGGATTTCAGGGAAGGACTTCTTTTGGCGCAGGAATCGATTTCCAGCGGAAGGGCGTATGAGAAACTGGAGGCGCTGGTAGAAATGTCAAATGTCAAAGTTCAAATGTCAAAGTAA